A region from the Arachis ipaensis cultivar K30076 chromosome B01, Araip1.1, whole genome shotgun sequence genome encodes:
- the LOC107612209 gene encoding uncharacterized protein LOC107612209, with amino-acid sequence MTMFTSADWKTTKVASTPEGIRVQNMALDSRLWKNIVICLKAAAPLITVLRLVDSDEKPAMGFIFEGMRNAKETIKTNFGCVKKSYEPIWEIIDGRWKSQLHRPLHAAAYYLNPHYHYEPNFMVDDADIKIGLFGNETAKSSRKTMLPAEWWDFYGDSCPELKKFAIRVLSLTCSSSGCERNWSAFEMRRNRLHQKKMNDLVYVMYNLKLKGKQIRKSPELEFDAVHSDDEWITEDVNENIAESVEHSHLPTNDNTNDDPNSNEFAIPDFVGRVEPEAERNDVSDDDDKYL; translated from the exons ATGACTATGTTTACTTCTGCTGATTGGAAGACAACTAAGGTTGCATCAACACCTGAAGGAATAAGAGTCCAAAACATGGCCTTGGATAGTAGGCTATGGAAGAATATTGTCATATGCCTCAAGGCTGCTGCTCCTCTCATTACAGTCCTTCGCTTGGTTGATTCAGATGAAAAACCAGCCATGGGTTTCATCTTTGAAGGCATGAGAAACGCCAAAGAAACAATCAAGACTAACTTCGGTTGTGTTAAAAAGAG TTACGAACCTATATGGGAAATTATTGATGGAAGGTGGAAAAGTCAATTGCATAGACCATTGCATGCAGCTGCGTATTATCTTAATCCTCATTATCACTATGAACCAAATTTCATGGTTGATGATGCTGATATTAAGATTG GCCTCTTTGGTAATGAAACTGCAAAGAGTAGTAGGAAGACCATGCTACCTGCTGAGTGGTGGGACTTCTATGGAGATAGTTGTCCAGAACTAAAGAAGTTTGCTATCCGAGTGCTAAGCTTAACTTGTAGTTCATCTGGTTGTGAGCGTAATTGGAGTGCATTTGAAATG AGAAGAAATCGGTtgcatcaaaagaaaatgaatgatTTAGTGTATGTGATGTATAATTTGAAGTTAAAGGGCAAGCAAATTAGAAAAAGTCCAGAACTTGAATTTGATGCAGTGCATTCTGATGATGAGTGGATAACTGAGGATGTTAATGAAAATATTGCTGAAAGTGTTGAGCATTCTCACTTGCCAACGAATGACAATACTAATGATGATCCAAATAGTAATGAATTTGCTATTCCAG attttgTTGGCCGTGTTGAACCTGAGGCTGAAAGAAATGATGTTtctgatgatgatg ATAAATACTTGTGA
- the LOC107612220 gene encoding uncharacterized protein LOC107612220: MGDFNEIVRVEERKGADSLSRSAEEFKEWIQDMQLVDLPLTDRKFTWFRGRSCSRLDRAMVSVEWLEEFPEIRLKGGPRGLSDHCPIIVEENIRRGGPRPFRSLDSWFTHEGFLRMVKEEWKGLGEMQFTDKLKALMVPLGKWHKDNFREMDNKIQRLEEEIRKVDELVGNGVYDGTMEARRKALVTCCERWYVRKEVHWKQMSRSRQAKDMDKNTRYFHNIAFARRRNNRIDSLVVNGRLVRNQARIKIAIREFYKDLYHQEASPVLGFREGLVERIDEEDSAILEAMLSAVEIREAVWDCESSKAPGCDGYNMNFIKRCWAEIGSDFTAAVMGFFQTSKLPAESNITWVALAPKFFGAKEIKDLRPISMVGVCTRLSRRC, translated from the coding sequence ATGGGAGACTTCAATGAAATAGTGCGTGTGGAGGAACGAAAAGGTGCTGATAGTTTATCCAGGTCTGCAGAGGAGTTTAAGGAATGGATCCAGGATATGCAATTAGTGGATCTCCCACTCACTGATCGTAAGTTTACCTGGTTTCGTGGCCGCTCGTGCAGTCGTCTTGATCGGGCTATGGTTAGTGTGGAATGGCTAGAAGAGTTTCCTGAGATTCGGTTGAAGGGCGGACCCAGGGGTCTGTCAGATCACTGTCCTATAATAGTGGAAGAAAATATAAGAAGGGGAGGTCCTAGGCCGTTCCGCAGTCTTGATTCGTGGTTTACTCATGAAGGTTTTCTTCGAATGGTGAAGGAGGAATGGAAAGGTTTAGGGGAGATGCAGTTCACTGATAAGTTGAAAGCGCTGATGGTTCCTTTGGGAAAATGGCACAAGGACAACTTCAGGGAGATGGACAACAAAATTCAGAGGTTAGAGGAAGAGATTAGGAAGGTTGATGAGTTGGTAGGAAATGGAGTGTATGATGGAACTATGGAGGCTAGAAGAAAGGCGTTAGTTACTTGTTGTGAGAGGTGGTATGTGAGGAAAGAGGTTCACTGGAAGCAGATGTCTCGATCTCGACAAGCAAAGGATATGGACAAGAACACAAGATATTTCCATAATATAGCGTttgcaagaagaagaaataatagGATTGATTCCCTGGTTGTTAATGGCAGGCTGGTGAGGAACCAGGCTAGAATAAAAATAGCTATCAGAGAGTTCTATAAAGATCTATACCATCAGGAAGCTTCTCCGGTGTTGGGGTTCCGAGAAGGTCTTGTGGAAAGGATAGATGAGGAAGACTCTGCGATATTGGAGGCAATGCTGTCGGCCGTAGAGATCAGGGAGGCCGTTTGGGATTGCGAGTCATCTAAAGCGCCAGGTTGTGATGGTTATAACATGAATTTCATCAAGAGGTGCTGGGCGGAGATTGGTTCTGATTTCACGGCTGCTGTGATGGGATTCTTCCAGACATCCAAGTTACCAGCGGAGTCAAATATAACTTGGGTGGCGCTGGCACCTAAGTTTTTTGGTGCAAAGGAGATCAAAGACCTGCGGCCCATTAGTATGGTGGGTGTGTGTACAAGGTTATCTCGAAGGTGTTAG
- the LOC110262580 gene encoding uncharacterized protein LOC110262580 has translation MARQPIIGGRGVVLLKLELPKGLLGAMPARCTLPCHPLGTLASTLWLWCAAGVPRLGSKVEHGRLAAANPDHRRSNKKGNTLVYGPPRHHLGSMAWWSCALGTCVMLALRLGSMYDGARCGVGWALLNPDGAAVRLSPEAPHASGCPLNVLRRFPRTLSIGADTATSCASACLHAPRRVGRGLSGRAVFGDRGGR, from the exons ATGGCTCGGCAGCCTATTATAGGGGGGAGGGGTGTTGTGCTGCTGAAACTCGAGTTGCCCAAAGGCTTGCTGGGCGCAATGCCAGCAAGATGCACGTTGCCTTGCCATCCCCTAGGCACACTAGCAAGCACGTTGTGGTTGTGGTGTGCCGCCGGAGTCCCCCGCCTCGGGTCCAAGGTCGAGCATGGGCGTCTGGCTGCGGCGAACCCCGATCACCGAAGGAGCAACAAGAAGGGAAACACGTTGGTGTACGGCCCACCTAGGCACCACCTAGGGAGCATGGCGTGGTGGAGTTGTGCCTTGGGCACCTGC GTCATGCTCGCCCTACGTCTAGGGTCGATGTACGACGGTGCCCGATGCGGTGTGGGTTGGGCGTTGCTTAATCCAGACGGTGCGGCTGTTCGGCTATCTCCCGAAGCACCTCACGCATCGGGCTGTCCCTTGAATGTTCTTCGTCGCTTCCCCCGAACCCTGTCTATCGGCGCTGACACGGCTACCTCGTGTGCTTCCGCTTGCCTGCACGCGCCTAGGCGTGTGGGACGCGGTTTGTCCGGGCGTGCTGTGTTTGGGGACCGTGGTGGCAGATGA